The following proteins come from a genomic window of Streptococcus oralis:
- a CDS encoding UDP-N-acetylglucosamine--N-acetylmuramyl-(pentapeptide) pyrophosphoryl-undecaprenol N-acetylglucosamine transferase, which yields MKKIVFTGGGTVGHVTLNLLLMPKFIEDGWEVHYIGDKHGIEHQEILKSGLDVTFHSIATGKLRRYFSWQNMLDVFKVAWGIVQSLFIMLRLRPQALFSKGGFVSVPPVIAARVSGVPVFIHESDLSMGLANKIAYKFATKMYSTFEQPASLAKVEHVGAVTKVTGQETPEPDELVDIQTHFNPKLPTVLFIGGSAGARVFNQLVTDHKQELTERYNIINLTGDSSLNELSQNLFRVDYVTDLYQPLMEMADVVVTRGGANTIFELLAMAKLHLIVPLGREASRGDQIENAAYFVKKGYAEELQESDLTLESLEEKLSHLLSHKDQYQASMKASTELKSLADFYDLLRKDLA from the coding sequence ATGAAAAAAATTGTTTTTACAGGTGGGGGCACAGTCGGACACGTCACCCTCAACCTTTTGTTAATGCCCAAGTTTATCGAAGATGGCTGGGAAGTTCACTATATTGGTGACAAGCATGGAATCGAACACCAAGAAATCCTCAAGTCAGGTCTGGATGTGACCTTTCATTCCATAGCGACAGGGAAATTGCGTCGTTACTTCTCCTGGCAAAACATGCTAGATGTCTTTAAAGTTGCCTGGGGTATCGTCCAATCCCTCTTTATCATGTTACGACTGCGTCCACAGGCTCTTTTTTCAAAGGGGGGCTTTGTCTCGGTGCCGCCTGTTATCGCAGCGCGTGTGTCAGGGGTACCTGTCTTTATCCACGAATCGGACCTGTCCATGGGCTTGGCCAATAAAATTGCCTATAAATTCGCAACTAAGATGTACTCAACCTTTGAGCAGCCTGCTAGTCTTGCAAAAGTCGAGCATGTGGGGGCAGTGACCAAGGTAACAGGCCAGGAGACGCCAGAACCAGACGAGTTGGTGGATATCCAAACCCACTTTAATCCTAAATTGCCAACTGTATTATTTATCGGTGGTTCTGCAGGGGCTCGTGTCTTTAACCAATTGGTGACAGATCATAAGCAAGAACTGACAGAGCGCTACAATATTATCAATCTCACTGGAGATTCTAGCCTCAATGAGTTGAGTCAAAATCTCTTTCGTGTTGATTATGTGACGGATCTCTATCAACCTTTGATGGAGATGGCAGATGTAGTGGTAACGCGTGGCGGTGCCAATACGATTTTCGAACTCTTGGCCATGGCAAAACTTCATCTCATCGTACCATTGGGTCGTGAAGCAAGTCGAGGAGACCAGATTGAAAATGCAGCCTACTTTGTTAAGAAAGGCTACGCAGAAGAACTTCAAGAAAGTGACTTGACCTTGGAAAGCTTGGAGGAGAAACTCAGTCACTTGCTTAGTCATAAGGATCAGTACCAAGCTAGCATGAAAGCTTCGACTGAATTGAAATCTCTTGCAGATTTTTACGATCTACTAAGAAAAGACCTAGCATAA
- the murD gene encoding UDP-N-acetylmuramoyl-L-alanine--D-glutamate ligase, whose product MKVIDQFKNKKVLVLGLAKSGESAARLLDKLGAIVTVNDGKPFEENPAAQSLLEEGIKVVTGGHPLELLDEDFALMVKNPGIPYSNPMIEKALAKGIPVLTEVELAYLISEAPIIGITGSNGKTTTTTMIGEVLTAAGQHGLLSGNIGYPASQVAQTATAKDTLVMELSSFQLMGVQEFHPEIAVITNLMPTHIDYHGSFEEYVAAKWNIQNKMTAADFLILNFNQDLAKELASKTQATVVPFSTLEKVDGAYLEDGQLYFRGEVVMAASEIGVPGSHNVENALATIAVAKLRGVDNQTIKETLSAFGGVKHRLQFVDEIKGVKFYNDSKSTNILATQKALSGFDNSKVILIAGGLDRGNEFDELVPDITGLKKMVILGQSAERVKRAADKAGVAYVDATDVADATRKAYELATQGDVVLLSPANASWDMYANFEVRGDLFIDTVAELKG is encoded by the coding sequence ATGAAAGTAATCGATCAATTTAAAAATAAGAAAGTACTTGTTTTAGGTTTGGCTAAGTCTGGTGAGTCTGCGGCTCGTTTGTTGGATAAGCTGGGAGCTATTGTGACAGTAAATGACGGCAAGCCTTTTGAGGAAAATCCTGCTGCGCAAAGTTTGCTAGAAGAGGGAATCAAGGTTGTCACTGGTGGGCATCCTTTGGAATTGTTGGATGAAGATTTCGCTCTGATGGTGAAAAATCCAGGTATCCCGTATAGCAATCCCATGATTGAAAAGGCATTGGCAAAGGGAATTCCAGTCTTGACTGAGGTGGAGTTGGCTTACTTGATCTCGGAAGCGCCAATTATCGGTATCACAGGTTCAAATGGGAAAACAACCACAACGACTATGATTGGAGAAGTTTTGACTGCTGCCGGTCAACATGGTCTCTTGTCAGGGAACATCGGCTATCCTGCCAGTCAAGTGGCTCAAACTGCAACAGCCAAGGACACACTTGTCATGGAACTTTCTTCTTTCCAACTGATGGGTGTTCAAGAATTTCATCCTGAGATTGCGGTTATTACCAACCTCATGCCCACTCATATCGACTACCATGGTTCTTTTGAGGAGTATGTGGCAGCTAAGTGGAATATCCAGAACAAGATGACAGCAGCTGATTTCCTTATTTTGAACTTTAACCAAGACTTGGCAAAAGAATTGGCTAGCAAAACACAGGCTACTGTTGTACCATTTTCAACACTGGAAAAGGTTGATGGAGCTTATCTGGAAGATGGTCAACTCTACTTCCGTGGGGAAGTGGTCATGGCAGCTAGTGAAATCGGTGTTCCAGGTAGCCACAATGTAGAAAATGCCCTTGCGACCATTGCGGTAGCCAAGCTTCGTGGTGTAGACAACCAAACCATCAAGGAAACTCTTTCAGCCTTTGGTGGTGTCAAGCACCGTCTCCAGTTTGTGGATGAAATCAAGGGGGTCAAATTCTATAACGATAGTAAGTCAACCAATATCTTGGCTACCCAAAAAGCCTTGTCAGGATTTGACAACAGTAAGGTTATCTTAATTGCAGGTGGTTTGGACCGTGGAAATGAATTTGACGAGCTGGTGCCAGATATCACTGGACTCAAGAAAATGGTCATCCTTGGTCAGTCTGCAGAACGGGTCAAACGGGCAGCGGATAAGGCTGGTGTGGCTTATGTAGATGCGACCGATGTTGCTGATGCGACCCGCAAGGCTTATGAGCTAGCGACTCAAGGAGATGTGGTTCTGCTCAGTCCTGCCAATGCTAGCTGGGATATGTATGCTAACTTTGAAGTACGTGGTGACCTATTTATCGACACAGTAGCGGAGTTAAAGGGATAA
- a CDS encoding DUF3165 family protein, translating to MVYLIIGILLLLLYVFATPQSIKGTVNIVILVFVVVALLILLMLSILQIFQLPTEFFVTIAMLALAYFSLRDITLMPVKKSKRR from the coding sequence ATGGTCTATTTAATCATAGGGATACTCTTATTACTACTCTATGTATTTGCGACACCCCAAAGTATCAAAGGAACAGTCAACATCGTTATCTTGGTCTTTGTAGTTGTTGCACTCTTGATTTTGCTGATGTTGTCCATCTTGCAAATCTTCCAATTACCGACAGAATTCTTTGTCACAATCGCCATGCTGGCTCTAGCCTACTTTAGCTTGAGAGACATTACGCTCATGCCAGTAAAAAAGAGCAAAAGAAGATAA
- the typA gene encoding translational GTPase TypA yields MTKLREDIRNIAIIAHVDHGKTTLVDELLKQSETLDARTELAERAMDSNDIEKERGITILAKNTAVAYNGTRINIMDTPGHADFGGEVERIMKMVDGVVLVVDAYEGTMPQTRFVLKKALEQNLVPIVVVNKIDKPSARPAEVVDEVLELFIELGADDDQLDFPVVYASAINGTSSLSDDPADQEATMAPIFDTIIDHIPAPVDNSDEPLQFQVSLLDYNDFVGRIGIGRVFRGTVKVGDQVTLSKLDGTTKNFRVTKLFGFFGLERREIQEAKAGDLIAVSGMEDIFVGETITPTDAVEALPILHIDEPTLQMTFLVNNSPFAGKEGKWVTSRKVEERLQAELQTDVSLRVDPTDSPDKWTVSGRGELHLSILIETMRREGYELQVSRPEVIVKEIDGVKCEPFERVQIDTPEEYQGSVIQSLSERKGEMLDMISTGNGQTRLVFLVPARGLIGYSTEFLSMTRGYGIMNHTFDQYLPLIPGEIGGRHRGALVSIDAGKATTYSIMSIEERGTIFVNPGTEVYEGMIIGENSRENDLTVNITKAKQMTNVRSATKDQTAVIKTPRILTLEESLEFLNDDEYMEVTPESIRLRKQILNKAEREKANKKKKSAE; encoded by the coding sequence ATGACAAAATTAAGAGAAGATATCCGTAACATTGCGATTATCGCCCACGTTGACCACGGTAAAACAACCCTCGTTGACGAATTATTGAAACAATCAGAAACGCTTGATGCACGTACTGAATTGGCAGAGCGCGCTATGGACTCAAACGATATCGAGAAAGAGCGTGGAATAACCATCCTTGCGAAAAACACTGCCGTTGCCTACAACGGAACTCGTATCAATATCATGGATACACCAGGACACGCGGACTTCGGTGGAGAAGTTGAGCGTATCATGAAAATGGTTGACGGTGTTGTCTTGGTCGTGGATGCCTACGAAGGAACCATGCCACAAACTCGTTTCGTATTGAAAAAAGCCTTGGAACAAAACCTTGTTCCAATCGTGGTTGTCAACAAAATCGATAAACCATCAGCTCGTCCAGCAGAAGTAGTGGACGAAGTCTTGGAACTTTTCATCGAGCTTGGTGCAGATGATGACCAGCTTGATTTCCCAGTGGTGTATGCTTCAGCTATCAACGGAACATCTTCATTGTCAGATGATCCAGCTGACCAAGAAGCTACGATGGCACCAATCTTTGACACCATTATCGACCACATCCCAGCTCCAGTAGACAACTCAGATGAGCCTTTGCAATTCCAAGTGTCACTTTTGGACTACAATGACTTCGTTGGACGTATCGGTATCGGTCGTGTCTTCCGTGGTACTGTTAAGGTTGGGGACCAAGTTACCCTTTCTAAACTAGATGGTACAACGAAGAACTTCCGTGTTACAAAACTCTTCGGTTTCTTTGGTTTGGAACGTCGTGAAATCCAAGAAGCCAAAGCTGGTGACTTGATTGCCGTTTCCGGTATGGAAGACATCTTTGTCGGTGAAACCATCACTCCGACAGACGCAGTTGAAGCACTTCCAATCCTACACATCGATGAGCCAACTCTTCAAATGACTTTCTTGGTCAACAATTCACCATTTGCTGGTAAAGAAGGTAAATGGGTGACTTCTCGTAAGGTGGAAGAACGCTTGCAGGCAGAATTGCAAACAGACGTTTCCCTTCGTGTTGACCCAACGGATTCACCAGATAAATGGACAGTTTCAGGACGTGGAGAATTGCACTTGTCAATCCTGATCGAAACCATGCGCCGTGAGGGTTATGAACTTCAAGTATCTCGTCCAGAGGTTATCGTAAAAGAGATTGATGGTGTTAAATGTGAACCATTTGAACGTGTTCAAATCGATACTCCAGAAGAATACCAAGGATCTGTTATCCAAAGCCTTTCTGAACGTAAGGGTGAAATGTTGGATATGATTTCAACTGGTAATGGTCAAACTCGTTTGGTCTTCCTTGTTCCAGCGCGTGGTTTGATCGGTTACTCAACTGAGTTCTTGTCAATGACTCGTGGTTACGGTATCATGAACCATACCTTCGACCAATACTTGCCATTGATTCCAGGTGAAATTGGTGGACGTCACCGTGGTGCCCTTGTTTCCATCGATGCTGGTAAGGCAACAACATACTCAATCATGTCTATCGAAGAACGTGGTACAATCTTTGTCAACCCAGGTACTGAGGTTTACGAAGGAATGATTATCGGTGAAAACTCTCGTGAAAACGATTTGACAGTTAACATCACTAAGGCCAAACAAATGACCAACGTTCGTTCTGCAACCAAGGACCAAACAGCGGTTATCAAGACACCTCGTATCTTGACCCTTGAAGAGTCTCTTGAGTTCTTGAACGACGATGAGTACATGGAAGTAACGCCTGAGTCAATCCGTTTGCGTAAGCAAATCCTCAACAAGGCAGAGCGTGAGAAAGCTAACAAGAAGAAAAAATCAGCTGAATAA
- a CDS encoding 16S rRNA pseudouridine(516) synthase, giving the protein MRLDRLLAQEMISRKAMKQALLKKEILVDDCPANSLAQNVDTGLQKLVFQGRQIQGYKHTYLMLHKPGGVVTASQDKDLPTVMDLLPPDIQSDQLYAVGRLDRDTTGLLLLTDNGPLGFQLLHPQYHVDKSYQVVVNGLLTPEHIQKFKDGIVFLDGTTCKPAKLDILSVSPAESHASITISEGKFHQVKKMFLSVGVKVTSLKRVQFGDFTLDPELAEGQYRPLNPEELKIIKNYLEKSR; this is encoded by the coding sequence ATGCGTTTAGATAGATTATTAGCCCAAGAAATGATCAGTCGCAAGGCTATGAAACAGGCACTCCTGAAAAAAGAAATCCTAGTAGATGATTGTCCAGCCAACTCCCTCGCTCAAAATGTCGATACTGGATTGCAGAAACTAGTTTTTCAAGGACGGCAGATTCAAGGATACAAGCACACCTACCTCATGCTTCATAAACCAGGTGGAGTGGTGACAGCCAGTCAGGATAAGGACCTACCAACCGTCATGGACCTCCTTCCACCTGACATCCAGTCTGACCAGCTCTATGCTGTCGGCAGATTAGACCGTGACACGACGGGACTGCTCCTTCTGACAGACAATGGACCTCTTGGTTTTCAGCTCCTTCATCCCCAGTACCATGTCGATAAATCCTATCAAGTGGTGGTCAACGGACTGCTCACACCAGAACATATCCAAAAATTCAAAGATGGGATTGTCTTTTTAGATGGGACTACTTGTAAACCTGCAAAACTAGACATTCTGTCCGTAAGCCCTGCAGAGAGCCATGCCTCCATCACCATTTCAGAAGGGAAATTTCATCAGGTTAAAAAAATGTTCCTATCAGTCGGTGTTAAGGTGACCTCTCTCAAACGAGTTCAGTTCGGTGATTTCACTTTAGACCCAGAACTAGCAGAAGGGCAATACCGTCCCTTGAATCCAGAGGAATTAAAAATCATTAAAAACTATTTAGAGAAAAGTCGATAA
- a CDS encoding DUF4190 domain-containing protein codes for MNSQQKKKSSLVLGILSIVLGLLSPIVGMVLGIIGLVLAISYQKESQLPYKTEKILNIIGIVVSVLIWILAIAIFFR; via the coding sequence ATAAATTCACAACAAAAGAAAAAATCCTCACTTGTTTTAGGTATCTTATCTATCGTTCTTGGTTTGCTATCTCCAATAGTAGGTATGGTTTTGGGTATCATAGGATTGGTCTTGGCTATTTCATATCAAAAAGAGTCACAATTACCCTATAAAACAGAAAAAATTCTGAATATCATTGGAATTGTAGTTTCTGTACTTATCTGGATTCTAGCCATTGCAATCTTTTTTAGATAA
- a CDS encoding rhodanese-like domain-containing protein: MTIWIIWGIVLAMAAWMGYNYLRIRRAAKIVDNAEFEALIRKGQLIDVREPAEFHRKHILGARNIPSNQLKSSLAALRKDKPVLLYENQRGQRVTNAALYLKKQSFSEIYILSYGLDSWNGKVKTS; the protein is encoded by the coding sequence ATGACAATTTGGATTATTTGGGGAATCGTATTGGCGATGGCGGCATGGATGGGTTATAACTACCTTCGTATTCGTCGTGCGGCTAAGATTGTGGACAATGCAGAATTCGAGGCCTTGATTCGGAAAGGGCAATTGATTGATGTCCGTGAACCAGCAGAATTTCACAGAAAACATATCCTCGGAGCTCGCAATATTCCTTCAAATCAGTTGAAGTCAAGCCTTGCAGCTCTTCGTAAGGATAAACCTGTCCTTCTCTACGAAAACCAACGCGGACAACGAGTGACCAATGCAGCACTTTATCTGAAAAAACAAAGTTTCTCTGAGATTTATATCCTTTCTTATGGATTGGATTCTTGGAACGGGAAAGTGAAGACTAGCTAA
- a CDS encoding YqgQ family protein, with protein MEAMKTFYDVQQFLKQFGIIVYMGKRLYDIELMKLELSRIYDVGLMDKLDYLEAEAVLRREHKIELDYIEKNGEKNL; from the coding sequence ATGGAAGCTATGAAAACATTCTATGATGTGCAGCAATTTCTCAAACAGTTTGGCATTATTGTTTACATGGGGAAGCGCTTGTATGATATTGAACTGATGAAGCTCGAACTCTCTCGGATCTATGATGTAGGTCTGATGGACAAGCTAGACTATCTAGAGGCGGAAGCTGTTCTTCGTAGAGAGCACAAGATAGAATTAGACTACATAGAGAAAAATGGAGAGAAGAACTTATGA
- a CDS encoding LysR family transcriptional regulator — MRIQQLHYIIKIVETGSMNEAAKQLFITQPSLSNAVRDLENEMGIEIFIRNPKGITLTRDGMEFLSYARQVVEQTQLLEERYKNPVAHRELFSVSSQHYAFVVNAFVSLLKKSDMEKYELFLRETRTWEIIDDVKNFRSEVGVLFLNSYNRDVLTKMLDDNHLLAHHLFTAQPHIFISKTNPLAKKEKVKLEDLENFPYLSYDQGTHNSFYFSEEILSQEHHKKSIVVSDRATLFNLLIGLDGYTIATGILNSNLNGDNIVSIPLDIDDPIELVYIQHEKTSLSKMGERFIEYLLEEVQFDN, encoded by the coding sequence ATGAGAATTCAACAACTACACTATATTATCAAAATCGTCGAAACTGGCTCCATGAATGAAGCAGCCAAGCAACTCTTTATCACCCAACCCAGTCTCTCTAATGCTGTTCGAGACTTGGAAAATGAAATGGGCATTGAAATCTTTATCCGCAATCCCAAGGGCATTACCTTGACCCGTGATGGGATGGAGTTTCTCTCCTACGCTCGTCAAGTTGTCGAGCAAACCCAACTTCTGGAGGAACGCTATAAAAATCCTGTCGCCCACCGCGAACTTTTCAGCGTTTCCTCTCAGCACTATGCCTTTGTAGTCAATGCCTTTGTCTCCCTGCTCAAGAAAAGTGATATGGAAAAATACGAGCTCTTCCTTCGTGAAACTCGGACTTGGGAGATTATCGATGACGTCAAGAACTTCCGTAGCGAGGTCGGTGTCCTCTTTTTAAACAGCTACAACCGTGACGTTTTAACGAAAATGCTGGATGACAACCACCTCTTGGCCCACCATCTCTTTACAGCTCAGCCCCATATCTTTATCAGCAAGACCAACCCTCTGGCAAAGAAAGAAAAGGTTAAACTAGAAGATTTGGAAAACTTCCCTTACCTCAGCTATGACCAGGGGACGCACAACTCTTTCTACTTTTCAGAGGAGATTCTTTCACAAGAGCACCACAAGAAATCCATTGTAGTCAGTGACCGTGCCACCCTCTTTAACCTTTTGATTGGTTTGGATGGTTACACCATTGCAACAGGGATTTTGAACAGTAACCTCAACGGAGACAATATCGTTTCCATTCCACTGGACATTGACGACCCGATTGAACTAGTCTATATCCAGCATGAAAAAACCAGCCTATCTAAGATGGGCGAACGCTTTATCGAATACTTACTAGAGGAAGTTCAATTCGATAATTAA
- a CDS encoding N-acetylmuramoyl-L-alanine amidase: MKKILLTSALILSIAGLAPVSVLGEENTTQSTSAVKESIAKEEKKESSVEENSKSEVLPKVDVQEDKPKKEGWHQENHHWRFYQDDKPALNWKQIQGKWYYFDQDGNRLHSTIYKGYAFDQDGVMIENSWTKLDNQWYYADPSGRLAQNSWKKINGSWYYFDQTGSMLSNTSVDGYLLTKSGAMAEKGWIKLDQNWYYVTPSSRISQDKWEKINGSWYYFDKNGVMLSQTTLGAYLLGDSGAMAENSWVKINENWYYANAYGKYSQDKWEKINGSWYAFEQNGVMLSNKWKESYYLKASGAMAEKEWIFDKAYKSWFYLKADGRYANQEWIGAYYLKSGGYMAKNEWIYDDYYKARYYLDDSGHYVSGTYKIDGKEHLFQKYGQWISEVSTEGGFTKGLYSNTIFLDPGHGGQDSGAFYYNVAEKDLNMQIYRKLRAKLEELGYKVLTSRDSDIDVDFVTERSRMVNKTNSDIFISIHFNATGNTYSKASGIQTYSYRDEPDYPSKINKYWHNHPDRMSESKRLAAAIHSSLLAETGAKDAGLLESSFAVLRETAKPAVLLELGYMDNFTENQRIRDDRYQDRLVAGIVKGIQKYYAGK, from the coding sequence GTGAAAAAGATACTACTGACCAGTGCTTTAATCCTTTCAATCGCAGGATTAGCACCCGTATCTGTCTTAGGAGAAGAAAACACAACTCAATCCACATCTGCTGTCAAGGAATCAATTGCCAAAGAAGAAAAGAAAGAATCAAGTGTTGAGGAAAACTCTAAATCAGAAGTTCTTCCGAAAGTAGATGTGCAAGAAGACAAGCCCAAAAAAGAAGGATGGCACCAAGAAAATCACCACTGGCGTTTTTACCAAGATGATAAACCTGCTTTGAACTGGAAACAAATCCAAGGCAAATGGTACTACTTCGATCAAGATGGTAATCGTCTTCATTCTACTATCTACAAAGGCTATGCCTTTGACCAAGATGGTGTCATGATAGAAAATAGCTGGACCAAACTGGACAATCAATGGTACTATGCTGATCCTTCTGGACGACTAGCTCAGAACAGTTGGAAAAAAATTAACGGCTCTTGGTACTATTTTGACCAAACTGGAAGCATGCTCAGCAACACCTCCGTTGACGGCTATCTTCTCACAAAAAGCGGAGCTATGGCGGAAAAGGGTTGGATTAAATTAGACCAAAATTGGTATTATGTCACACCATCTAGCAGAATCTCGCAAGACAAGTGGGAGAAAATCAACGGTTCTTGGTATTATTTTGATAAAAACGGCGTGATGCTCAGCCAGACAACCCTTGGTGCCTACCTGCTAGGCGATAGCGGTGCCATGGCTGAAAACTCTTGGGTGAAAATCAATGAAAATTGGTATTACGCTAATGCATATGGGAAATATAGCCAAGACAAATGGGAGAAAATAAATGGTTCTTGGTATGCTTTTGAACAAAATGGAGTCATGCTTTCCAATAAATGGAAAGAAAGCTACTACCTCAAAGCCAGCGGGGCCATGGCGGAAAAAGAGTGGATCTTTGATAAAGCCTACAAGAGCTGGTTCTATCTAAAAGCGGATGGCCGTTATGCAAATCAGGAGTGGATTGGGGCATACTACCTCAAGTCTGGCGGTTATATGGCCAAGAATGAGTGGATTTACGACGACTATTACAAGGCTCGTTACTATCTGGACGATAGTGGACATTATGTTTCAGGAACTTACAAGATAGACGGCAAGGAACACTTGTTCCAAAAATACGGCCAATGGATTTCTGAAGTTTCAACTGAAGGTGGATTTACAAAAGGCCTATACAGCAATACCATCTTCCTAGATCCTGGACATGGTGGTCAAGATTCTGGTGCCTTTTACTACAATGTCGCTGAAAAAGATCTCAACATGCAGATTTACCGCAAACTTCGCGCTAAGTTAGAAGAACTGGGCTACAAGGTCCTCACCTCTCGTGATAGTGATATTGACGTTGACTTTGTTACCGAACGTTCTCGTATGGTTAATAAGACCAACTCGGATATTTTTATCAGTATTCACTTCAACGCTACTGGTAATACCTACTCAAAAGCAAGCGGTATTCAAACCTACTCCTATAGAGATGAACCTGACTATCCAAGTAAGATTAATAAATACTGGCACAACCATCCTGATCGTATGAGCGAAAGCAAGCGCCTCGCTGCTGCTATCCACTCCTCTCTCCTAGCAGAAACAGGAGCCAAGGATGCTGGCTTATTGGAAAGTAGCTTTGCCGTACTACGCGAAACAGCCAAACCAGCCGTACTCCTAGAGCTTGGTTATATGGATAATTTCACTGAGAATCAACGTATTCGTGATGATCGATACCAAGATAGACTAGTCGCAGGTATCGTGAAAGGCATCCAAAAATATTACGCTGGTAAATAA
- a CDS encoding ABC transporter permease translates to MKKYQRMHLIFIRQYIKQIMEYKVDFVVGVLGVFLTQGLNLLFLNVLFQHIPSLEGWTFQEIAFIYGFSLIPKGLDHLFFDNLWALGQRLVRKGEFDKYLTRPINPLFHILVETFQIDALGELLVGGILLGTTMTSIAWTLPKFLIFLVCIPFATLIYTSLKIATASIAFWTKQSGAMIYIFYMFNDFAKYPISIYNSLLRWLISFIIPFAFTAYYPASYFLQDKDVFFNIGGLMLISLVFFVISLKLWDKGLDAYESAGS, encoded by the coding sequence ATGAAAAAATATCAACGCATGCATCTGATTTTTATCAGACAATACATCAAGCAAATCATGGAATACAAGGTCGATTTTGTGGTTGGTGTTTTAGGTGTATTCCTGACTCAAGGCTTGAACCTCTTGTTTCTCAATGTACTCTTTCAACATATCCCCTCGCTAGAGGGTTGGACCTTTCAAGAGATTGCCTTTATCTATGGTTTTTCCTTAATTCCCAAGGGATTGGACCATCTCTTTTTTGACAATCTCTGGGCACTGGGGCAACGCTTGGTGCGAAAAGGAGAGTTTGATAAGTATCTGACTCGTCCTATCAATCCTCTCTTCCATATCCTCGTTGAGACCTTTCAGATTGATGCCTTGGGCGAGCTCTTGGTCGGTGGCATTTTACTAGGGACTACGATGACTAGCATTGCTTGGACTCTTCCAAAATTCCTGATTTTCCTAGTCTGTATACCCTTTGCGACCTTGATTTATACTTCTTTGAAAATCGCGACAGCCAGTATCGCTTTTTGGACCAAGCAGTCAGGCGCTATGATTTACATTTTCTATATGTTTAATGACTTTGCCAAGTACCCGATTTCCATCTACAATTCGCTTCTTCGTTGGCTGATTAGCTTTATCATCCCTTTCGCCTTTACGGCCTACTATCCTGCCAGCTATTTCTTGCAGGACAAGGATGTCTTCTTTAATATCGGTGGTTTGATGTTGATTTCCCTTGTCTTCTTTGTCATTTCTTTGAAGCTATGGGACAAGGGCTTAGATGCCTACGAAAGTGCGGGTTCGTAA
- a CDS encoding ABC transporter permease, whose protein sequence is MVKLWRRYKPFINAGIQELITYRVNFILYRIGDVMGAFVAFYLWKAVFDSSQESLIQGFSMADITLYIIMSFVTNLLTRSDSSFMIGEEVKDGSIIMRLLRPVHFAASYLFTELGSKWLIFISVGVPFLSVIVLTKIISGQGIVEVLGLTILYLFSLTLAYLINFFFNICFGFSAFVFKNLWGSNLLKTSIVAFMSGSLIPLAFFPKVVSDILSFLPFSSLIYTPVMIIVGKYDASQILQALLLQFFWLLVMVGLSQLIWKRVQSFITIQGG, encoded by the coding sequence ATGGTCAAATTGTGGAGACGTTATAAACCCTTTATCAATGCAGGAATTCAGGAGTTGATTACTTATCGAGTCAATTTTATTCTCTATCGGATTGGCGATGTCATGGGGGCCTTTGTTGCGTTTTATCTCTGGAAGGCTGTCTTTGATTCCTCGCAGGAGTCCTTGATTCAGGGATTCAGTATGGCAGATATCACCCTTTATATCATCATGAGTTTTGTGACTAATCTTCTGACTAGGTCGGATTCTTCTTTTATGATTGGGGAGGAGGTCAAGGATGGCTCCATTATCATGCGCTTGCTGCGACCAGTGCATTTTGCGGCCTCTTATCTCTTCACCGAGCTTGGCTCCAAGTGGTTGATTTTTATCTCTGTTGGAGTGCCATTTTTAAGTGTGATTGTCTTGACGAAAATCATTTCTGGGCAAGGCATTGTAGAAGTGCTGGGATTAACAATCCTTTACCTCTTTAGCTTAACGCTAGCCTACCTGATTAATTTTTTCTTTAATATCTGCTTTGGATTTTCAGCCTTTGTGTTTAAAAATTTATGGGGTTCCAATCTACTCAAGACTTCCATAGTGGCTTTTATGTCTGGAAGTTTGATTCCCTTGGCTTTCTTTCCTAAGGTTGTTTCAGATATTCTGTCCTTCTTGCCTTTTTCATCTTTGATTTATACTCCAGTTATGATTATCGTTGGGAAATACGATGCCAGTCAGATTCTTCAGGCGCTTTTGCTACAGTTTTTCTGGCTCTTAGTGATGGTGGGCTTGTCTCAGTTGATTTGGAAACGGGTCCAGTCATTTATCACCATTCAGGGAGGTTAG